The Phycisphaerae bacterium sequence GCAGGCGCGCGAGATTCTCATCGGCGCCATCCGCGCGGGCACGTTGCCCCCAGGCACCAAGCTGCCCTCGACGAAGGAGATCGGATCGCTCGTCGACATCAGCCTGATCACGGCCCACAAGGCCCTGGAAGGTCTGGTGGAGACCGGCTGGTTACGCCGCGAAGTCGGCCGCGGAACCTACGTCCGCGAGGACGTTGACCCCCGGAACGGCGTGCAAAGACAGCTTTTCATCGGCCTGATCCTCGATCGACACGTGAACATCGACGACTACTACCACAGCACGATCATCAACGCGCTGCGGCGCGCAGCCTGGGCCGATGCACGGCGGGTCGAGTTCTTCTTCCACGACCGCTGCGACCTGCGCGACCGACGCCGAAAGGACGTCGGCGCCATCTGCGTGCACCCCGTCCTGGAGATGCAGGGGCAGGTCGAAGAGCTGGCCCAGCGTTGCCCCGTGGTTGTGCTCGGCGGGACGCTACCCACCAGTCGTGTCGTCTGCGTCGATTGCGACAACGCCAGCGGCGCGCGTGCCGCGGTCCGGCATCTGCTCGAGCTGGGGCACCGGCGGTTCATGCTGCTCTCTGGCCCGCTGAGCCTGAGCAACGCGCGCGACCGCGTCGTGGGCGCCACCGCGGAGCTGGCTAAGGACGGGATCACGCTGGAGCCGCAGGAACTGCAGGTCTCCCGGGACAGTGTGATACTGGACGACGACACAAAGGTCCGGCTCGAGCGCCGGCTGACCGGTCCCGACCGCCCCACGGCCATTTTGGCCGGTGGGTTCTACCTCGCGCTCGCGGCCATGCAGACAGCGCGCCAAGCGGGGCTGGTCATTCCGGAGGACGTGTCAATCATCGGGTTCGATGATCCACCCTCGGCCTCCCTGCTCGATCCGCCGCTGACGACCGTGCGGCAGCCGCTGAATGAAATGGCCGCCCAAGCTTACAGCCTGACCCGACGCTCCATCGTGGACCGGCAACCGGACGCACGCGCTTGTCTGTTGCCGACGGAATTGACGGTGCGCGGCTCCACGGGGCCCGCACCCTGTTGACGTCTTCTACCCGGTGCCGGACGGCAGTCGTCCGGCCGGAGAGACATGCAGGACATAAGAAGTAACCGCCAGCACCCATGCTGGGCACGTTGCCAGACAATGACTGATCGGCAGGAGGAAATCATGCGTAACATGCTCATCGCCGCACTCGGCATGCTCATGACCGCCAGCCTGGCCGTTGGCCAGACCGTGACGGTCAGCCTGGAATCGCCGCAAAACGGCCTGACCCTTGCCCCGGGCACGACGGTGGAGTGGACGATCAAGACCACCGTGTCCACCGGCGACAATGCGGGCTTGGCCCTGCTCGTCTGCGATCTGGTGCAGGACCCCAACAACCCGGCCAAGTTCGATATACCGCCGGCCGCCCTGTCCAGCGTGGATGCGACCATGGCCCAGTTCAGTCGACCGGCAGGCATCTGCAACCCTGGCGAAACCGTGCCGACCTCGGGTTACACGGGCGTGCAGCGTGGGACCCCCGGCGCCATGAACCTAGTCCAGATCGGCGGGAGCCAGAACACGTTCGGCCTGCCCGGCGCGACCATGGGCCAGGACGTCAACGTGCTGGGCGGCATCGGACAAAGTGGACCCCAGGTGGTGGCGGGCGGTTCGTTCGCCGCGCCAGGCGCGAGCGGCACCTACATCTTCCGCGTGGCGAACGTCCTGGCCAATGTGTTGGAGAGCATCAGCGCGCCGCCGAGTCACTCGCCGGTGCGGACGGCGACCACGACGCTGCTCAACGACGGGGTGATCACCTTCGCGGTGGGACCGCAGTACTGCCTGGGCGACTTGAACTGTGACAACCAGGTGAGTTTCGTGGACATCAACGCGTTCGTGCTGTACCTGTCCAACTTCACGGTGTGGCAAACCACGTACACCGGCTGCAGCGCGAAGAACGGCGACATCAATGATGACGGCACGTATCCGAGTTTCAGTGACATCAACGCGTTCGTGACGCTGCTCAGTACGAACTCCCTGCCGATCATCTGCCCGTAGGCCGATGGCAGGCGGGTTGTGAGCAGGGCGCAACTTCCGCAGACCGGTCGATGGAATCGCGCGGCGTGGTCGATCGCCGCCAATCTCGCCGAACGCAACGGCCGCTACACGAAAGCCGATCGCGGCACTTCTTCATGATCGCACGCGGCTCGGCGCAGGAATGCGGCCCGCTGCTCGAACTCGCCCGCCGGCAAACGCTGCTTTCCGACGACCGCCACAGCCAGCTCAAAGCTGCGCTGGAGGAAGTCGCGCGCGAGCAAATGGCCGCGGCCTGCCTTCTTGACCATGCCGCTTCATCGAGTCGTCGCCACGGATTAGAATCGCATCGGCTGGGCTCTTGTGGGCCTGCGTGCCTTCTGCGGGCGGTGCTCACAGCGCGGGAACTTCACAGCGGGATAGCGCATGCCGCGTCAGCTTCGACGCAGACTATGGTGGTTGGCGACGGGCGCGGCCGGCGCACTCGCCGCGCTCCTGTTGATTACGTCGTTCGCGCCGCTCTCGTTCGATTGGGGCGGCGAGCGCCTCATACTCCGCGACGGCGGCGCCGGACTAACCTATTGGGGCATCGGCTGCGAATGGGCCGATCTGGCCCATTGGCCGCGTGTCGAAATGCGGTTCAAGAGCCCATGGGACGGGGCCGATGGTCCGCTGCATTGGTACTGGCGGCCAGTCAAGGGCGGCTTCACATTCAGCTCCAACCAGCGAATCGCGTATTTTCCGCTGTACATGCTGCTGCCGCCGCTGGTCCTGGCGGCCTGGTTTCTGCGCGTCCCCAAGTATGCATTCTCTGCCTGCCAGCGCTGCGGCTATAACCTCACCGGCAACGTCAGCGGGCGGTGCCCGGAGTGCGGCAAACGGGTAACGTGTAAATGTGAGCGCGGAGTAGTAGAATGACGCAGTCGCGGCGATTGCGGCCTGTGGCGAAGTGGGGCGCAACCACCGGGTTCGCGCTCAGCGTCGTCATGACCGTGTTCAACGCGCTGACGTCGGTCAGCTGGGGGAGTCCCGAGGGCCATGTCTGCGTGTACCTCCAGAACGGCGATTTTCACTGTTGTTGGACCTGGCCCCAATACGTGCGGGCGGGGGAGCCCGGGTGGTCATGGGGCAGTCATGATTTGTTCTTTCCGCTTGCGCCACCCGGCAGAATATCACGGGTGCTCGGAACGTCTGCCAATTTTGTAGGGTTGACCGGCCGCGATTGCTCAGCGGCGGAATACCGCGTAGGACGGGCGGGGTACATGCTGTCCCTTCCTCTCTGGTTGCTCGTAGGCGTGACGTTCGCTGCATCTCTCGCTCTTTGGCGGCTCGACATTTCTCGGCGTATCTCGACAAGCCGCTGCCAAAGCTGCGGCTACGACCTCACCGGCAACGTCAGCGGCCGGTGCCCGGAATGTGGGCACGCGATGGATGGAGGTGGCGGGCATGCAATCAGCAATTAGGTCCGCATTAGCGAATTCGCCTGCGATAGCGCTCATGCTGCTGGTCGGTAACGCCGCGTGCTGGGCAACCGGACCGCTGTACCAGACGGATTACCAGATCTCTCAGCACCCCATCGTCGTCGTTGCCACCTGGGACCGGGCCGCCGTCAGGGAACACCACCTGATAGCCGGCAACGTCTGCAAAGAGCCGGAGGCATTCACGGAGTTGAACGTGCTCCGCGTCCTGTGCGGCGACCTGCAACCTGGAAAGCACCAGCTCATGTTCGGCTGGGGGGTCGCGTGGAACGCGGACGGCAGCGGGCTGGCAACCTGGACGTCAACGGATATCCCCGGGGATGTGGATGACATCACCCAGCCCAGCCTCTGGTTCCTCGACCGCAAGCGCAGTTGGGACGCCGCCGACCCGCTGGAATACTTGCACATCCCGTACTATCGCGCAGTCCAGCCCCTCGCGCTCGAGCCGTACTTTCAGGCGCTGCTGACGCCGGATCGTGACCGCGCCGTGATCGCGCTGCTGCAGGCGGGCGACCCGCTGATCGTCCGCCGAGCGCTCCGCTACGCGTGCGGCGAGATCTGGCCCTGGCCGTTCGGGCCGCGCGAAGGCGACGAACTGGCATACGATCGCCCGCACGAGCGCGAGCGTCTGCTCGCCGAGGCCGCCCCCGCCGTCGGCCGCATCATCGACAGCACACTCGAGGAGCTGCGCCCACTGGCGGTCGCGGTCTACGCCGAACTGGTGAAAACCGAGCGCCAGCCGCGCCTGCGGGCGTTGCTGGCGGATCGCAACCCGACCGTGCGCGGCGTCGCCATCGGCCTGCTCACGCGGGACAAGGAC is a genomic window containing:
- a CDS encoding GntR family transcriptional regulator; this encodes MQEPGLNHGLTLRRVDHQNPTPKYLQAREILIGAIRAGTLPPGTKLPSTKEIGSLVDISLITAHKALEGLVETGWLRREVGRGTYVREDVDPRNGVQRQLFIGLILDRHVNIDDYYHSTIINALRRAAWADARRVEFFFHDRCDLRDRRRKDVGAICVHPVLEMQGQVEELAQRCPVVVLGGTLPTSRVVCVDCDNASGARAAVRHLLELGHRRFMLLSGPLSLSNARDRVVGATAELAKDGITLEPQELQVSRDSVILDDDTKVRLERRLTGPDRPTAILAGGFYLALAAMQTARQAGLVIPEDVSIIGFDDPPSASLLDPPLTTVRQPLNEMAAQAYSLTRRSIVDRQPDARACLLPTELTVRGSTGPAPC